TTTTTATATACTGAGTGTTTATCTAAAACATCTTTAAATTTATCTTCTATGTATGCAATAAAGAATATTCTCAGTACAAATATTGTTGCTTCTTCTAAAATAATCTCTAAGTCTCTAGAAGTAAAATCTTTTGATTCTTTTAATTCTTTGTATATATTCTTTGCTATTTTGAAGACAATAGAGTCATCGGGATTTGCATAAAGTATTTCTTTAAGCGTTTTCTTTATTGTATCTTGTTCACGATTTCTTTTTACTTTTTCTTCTTCAATCTCACCACTTAAATATCTTTCCTTCCGAACAAGATAAAAGAAAAGAAGAAAACCTTCTTGTCTATTGAATTTATTCTTTAATATTTCTGAAAAATTAAACTCAATATATTTTTTCTCTCCAGTATAAACTTGTGATTTGTCATAAAATCTCCATATATATCCATTAGTAGTGATTCCAAAATCTCTTTTATACTGATTTAGATAAACATAAAGCTGTTCTTCGGCTTTTCGTAAATCATTGTTTGGGTTTTTAACTTCAATTATAAGCAAAATCTTTTCGCTAGGAATTACTTTGCTGGAAGTTAAACTCTTGTCAAATAAGTCCTTTTCGTCTTGATTTTCAAACAATAAAATATCTGTTCTTGATGATTTTCCTTCTGTTGTAATACCACTTTGTTGCTTCACTGTATATGAAAGCTCTCTGGAAATCATTTCAACGAAAGTTTCTACTTCTGCCTCTGATGTAGAGCTACTAAAATTTCTATTTTTAAGTTCTTTTTTAAAATAGTAAAAAAATTTTTCTATAACATCTCTAGATTTAGTATCTATAAAAAGTTTATTTATAATTTCTCTGTAATCATTTATATATGGATGATTGGTTTTTACCCCTAATATTTCCTTTGTTTTGCTCATTTCCCTAGTTTAGTTAACTACTATTCCTAAAATGAATTTGATTAAATATACACAATATTGCAATAATTTATCAAGATTAATTATTGGCATTATTATAATTTACTACAATACTATAAACAATAAGAGTGCTTTTAAACTAACAATAAGTAAGCTTATAGAGCATAGTGTAGGTATTATTGTCTTTTTTATTTATTTTCTATGATTTTGAATTTTTCCCAAGCTTCTATTTCATCAAGAAGATATAATTCCTCTTCATGTATTCTGCCAACTACATTAACAAGTCCATTATTGGGCGTGTCCTTAAGAGCTATTTGAAGTTCGCCGCCGTATCCTAAATATTCTGAAGAATCTATTAAGATATCTCCTCTTTTTATTTCATCGGGAGAGTGTAGTGAAAAGTTTATATCTTTATAATATACTCTTGACATGGTTGACCGAATCCTATAGGGAGTGATATCTCCTCTATTAAAGTGCAAGTTTTCCAAAATTATCTCTCTTTCTATGGGGTTGATTTTGGGATTTAGGTCGGCTTTTAATTCTAATATATATCTATTTACTTTAGCCATCTTCTCTAGTTCCAAATCACTTGGAAAACAATTTGAAATAATAACAGCATCCATGCCTTCTTTAAAAAGATCTTTAGTTTGAACTTCAATATCTTTATTTCTATGCTCTTCTATTGTAGGGACTCCATCTTTTTCAAATCCTCTTGCACACTCTTCTGCTTTGAGTGAGCTAACAAAAGCGGATGTGGGTATTGAATTTTGTTTAAATGCTTTTGTTGTTGTTCTAAAGAAATCTCTTGAAAGCCCTGTGTATTTATGTGGATAAAAATTATGTTTCTACGCTTAGAGAGAATAAAGCGTATCCTTATTTTTATCTTTCTATGAATTAATTATTATCTAAGTCTATAATGAGTATTGTTCGATCCTGAGCAATTGTGCTGCCGATAGCAAAATCTATGTATTTTGTCTGTATTTTGTCTCCATATCATTGGATCTTTCCTTTACAAAATCATTAAGTGTTGGTTGTTCCTCACTAATAGTAAGTAGCTGTGGGTTCTTTGAAAATAAAATAATTTTATTTTGCAGGTAAGAGGTAGTTCTAATTTGGATTTTTTGCTCATCATTATTAATACTTGTCAAATTTGCTAATAATAAATCTTTATAACTATTTTTGTTACTATCTTTGCAATGTTCATTGAGTTTTAACCTGGTTCGATAACCTATTAGTACCATTATTGATTTGTTTACATACCCTTCCAGAACCATTTCAGATAATCCTGTTCTAATGCTTTTTAGTATTTATTCTGGTGAGTTTATATTGGTTTTTTCAATCTTTTTTATAACACTATTTAGTGTATTCAAAAGGCCAAATATCTTAGAATTGCCTTCTTGATCATACAATGAAAGCTTTTGTGTTTAGTATCTTTATCCATAGGTATGATATGATCAAATAGAAAGAAGGATATTTGCATTTGCTCTATTAGATTGTGGGTTATATAGGCATCTTTAAAAAGAGTAGATTATTAATAGAAGTCTTCATGTATTCATGTCTAGTGTATCTATCTTCTAATCCTTTCTTAAGGTGATTAAATGCATATTGTAGATACCAAAGCGCTTATCTGTGTTTGATTATTAAATGTTATATCGATTCCTTAGATACTACAGAGGAAGAGTTACTTACGAGTGATTCCCATTCTGTTAATTGAGAATTTCTTGAACTTAGGTCTATATTAACAATTTGATTTGATGCAAACCACTTGTGAAACTCGGGTATTTCAATTTTTCCTTCTTTTAAAGCTTCTTTTACTTGGTCTGTATAGATCTATAAATGAAATTCTTGCCAGTGAGGAGTTGTGCATGTTTTAAAAGTGAAAATAGAAAAAGTTTCTAACAAAACGGATGATGCTTACATCATGAAACTATTGATTTTAATTAATGAATTATCATTCTTTATAAATTTCTTGGCATTACTTTCAATCGCATTTAATTGCTAACGTTTATTCATTATTTCTACAATTTAGATGATAAATTAAACTTATCTATATAGAACTTCCCTAGTATTGGAAATGGTAGGTTTAGTTAAATGATAGTTATAATCAGTCTACTTGCTTGATCTTTATAAAAACAGAATAGAAGTGGCAAGGTGTTTTTAAGATAAAAAGGTGTGCTTTTTGTGTCCATTGGGATAATTAGCAGTCATATCTTAAAGTGCTGATGGATAAAGTTTTTGTCAATGATACTTTTTTTGGGATGTGATTATAAAAACAAAGTTAACTAACAATGTGCATCTTGTGGATTTAACATATAACATGAGAATTGATATGTATATGCTAAATGTAAGTCTAGATTATTTTTATATTAAAATATTATAGAGATGAAATAAAGAAGGGATTAATTTAGTTAATTTTTTAGGTTTTATTGATAATTCTTATTTAAATCAAAAAAGTGAGTTCTAAGATTTTTTCGTATTCCCACTGAAAGGGTCGGGTTTATTATTGTTTACTTTACTTGTATGCGCGTTAATCTGATTTTAAAAATTGAATTCTTAAAATTCTTGTTACTTTTAGAACTTATTATACGTAAGATATATTTTAAGTTAACATTGGACAATGCTTCTTCCCCTACTTGTTATAATTGTTGTGTCTTTATCGAAGGTTAAATTATTAATTTTCTCTTCAAATATTCCTTTAATTTTTTTGTCTGCTAAATTATCAATAAGTTTGTCTTTATAGTGTTTCTTAATAATTGCTTTGTAGTTTTTTCATTTTTATGATTAATGACATGAAATACAATTTTCACATATTCATTAATTCATAAAGGCCTAGTTCATTTAGCATCTTTATGATATCTCTTAGCGTACTTCTTATATAAGTTTAGAATCTGTTTTTTAAATAAGAATTAATCATTTTATGGATAAATGAGAGATGTAAATGACAGGATTTGACATGAAACTTATAGATATTGAGTCGTTACTGTTTGATAAAATAATAATTTAAGTAACAATTGTAGTTAAGTGTTAAATTCTTTAAGATTACATGTAATTAAGTCTATTTGATGTTGAATGTCAATTGTATAATAAACAACTCTAATAATCTTTTCAATGTGTTCAATTTCATCAATACTTAAATATCTTCCTTTTCTATACTTAAGGTAACTGTGAAGCACTTGATAACTGCCAATAAAAAAATTGTATACATTATAAGGCACATTAATAAACTTGCTATTATTATTGTAATAAAGCTCTTCTGTGTCACTTCTGTATTGTATTTTTTCTACAATATGCTTGTCATTGTCATTTAATGAAATATGCATACCAATGTTTTTATCTACATTCCCAGTAGTTTTTAGTAGGTGTGCACTGATTAGCATATTTCCTAATCTGCTAAGACTTTCAAATGTTTCAATCTCATCTGTAAAAATGATTTTAGGAAAGTCTATTTTTAAAAACTCGTAAAATTTTGTTTTGTAGGTGTTTGAGTTAAGTATTGCATAAATATAAGCTAGTATTTTTTGTGGTTTGAACTTTTTAGGGTATTTAGTGTCAATAAAATTTCTAAAACTCTCTGTAAAGTTGTCTTTTACTACATTTCCTAAAGCTCCGTGTTCTTCTTTTATAAAAAGAGGATAGAAATATGAAGCTTCCTTAGTTTTGTTTGAAACTAAACACCCTTCTGAAATATTAGAAGTAATAAAGATATGTTTAAAGCTATCTGTTGACAAAAATCTTGTTGTAGCTAAAGCTATATTATCTTCAATATCTAAAATGTGTTGCATTGTCTTATAAAGTGGTCTTGCTACGACTCCTTTGCTTTTAGAATAATAAATAAATCTATTATCAAATGGTCTGTAGGTTATATTTTGAACGTGCTTTTCATCAATGTTAGTAGATTTTAAGAATTTTTGAACTTCTAATAAATTCCAATTTTCAGTATCTTTGCCTAACCCGTATTTATATCGAGCATCTTGTTCACTCAGATAGGCTAGATCATTAAGTTTAAATAAAAGTTTTTCTTTTGTAAAATCAATAGCTATTTTATCTTTACCAGATAATATTCCGACACTATATTTACTAAAAATA
This is a stretch of genomic DNA from Borrelia turcica IST7. It encodes these proteins:
- a CDS encoding phospho-sugar glycosidase domain-containing protein: MAKVNRYILELKADLNPKINPIEREIILENLHFNRGDITPYRIRSTMSRVYYKDINFSLHSPDEIKRGDILIDSSEYLGYGGELQIALKDTPNNGLVNVVGRIHEEELYLLDEIEAWEKFKIIENK